One window of the Natrinema sp. HArc-T2 genome contains the following:
- a CDS encoding HPP family protein translates to MRDRGAVATLYVGVLLAVPGTLAWVTGQPLIFPSLGPSAFLLATSRDESVTAPRRVIGGHLVGVVAGLLAYHTIAPGLEVTAAAPMLATDQFRLVTSGVVAVALTSGGMLATETGHPPACATTLIVSLGLLPLAVDAMLIAVAVIILVGAHELLTHEWEVSDSSTIEDENT, encoded by the coding sequence ATGAGAGACCGCGGGGCGGTTGCGACACTGTACGTCGGCGTGTTGCTCGCGGTTCCGGGCACGCTGGCCTGGGTGACCGGACAGCCGCTCATCTTTCCAAGCCTCGGCCCTTCCGCGTTCCTGCTGGCGACGAGCCGCGACGAATCCGTTACCGCGCCGCGGCGGGTGATCGGCGGCCATCTCGTCGGCGTCGTAGCCGGACTGCTCGCCTACCACACGATCGCTCCCGGGCTCGAGGTAACCGCAGCTGCGCCGATGCTCGCAACCGATCAGTTCCGGCTCGTCACGAGCGGTGTCGTTGCGGTCGCACTGACTTCGGGCGGGATGCTCGCGACCGAGACGGGCCATCCGCCGGCGTGTGCGACGACGCTGATCGTCTCGCTGGGCCTCCTTCCGTTAGCCGTCGACGCGATGCTCATCGCTGTGGCGGTGATCATCCTCGTCGGGGCTCACGAACTGCTCACCCACGAATGGGAGGTCAGCGACAGCAGTACGATCGAAGACGAAAACACGTGA
- a CDS encoding SLC13 family permease, which yields MPVSACDFIAQTTVTQPDLTTDTLVVFGVVGLALVLFLTERLPIDVTAILLIVVLVVLEPWTGVDPATGISGFANEATITVLAMLILSGGISRTGLVQELGRRMAAFAGDSLRKQLLATVAATGPVSGFLNNTPVVALLVPVVTDVANRGNTSPSKLLIPLSYASQMGGMLTLIGTSTNILASDVSARLGSQYPELHRFSMFEFTKLGVIVLLIGSLYLIFVGHYLLPERVPPRADYLEEYDVEDYVADVAVVPGSPLVGQTVREATALLGPDVDVVQVVHDEDRSVAPRQATRLTEGDVLVVRTDRDAIATLEAVEGVEPVGRPDTVDEIATPTEAGIITELVVSLDSRLVGERLEPEAFREEFNAAVLGLRHHGELVGERIVGTRLDVGDTLLVQAPPDTLDRLASRDDVIVAREPPRPEYRADKAPIAVAIMIGVVAVAALELYPILVAALAGVVAMVVTGVLEPNELYDAVEWDIIFLLAGVIPLGIALEETGGATYLAWLVVQSAGFLPTIVVLWLFYILTGLLTEVISNNASVVLLIPVAAAAAAGIGANPFAFVLAVTFAASTAFLGPIGYQTNLFVYGPGGYRFSDYARIGAPLQLVLSIVTVLGIATFWGV from the coding sequence ATGCCGGTGTCGGCGTGCGATTTTATCGCACAGACGACTGTAACTCAACCCGACCTGACGACGGACACCCTCGTCGTCTTCGGCGTCGTTGGCCTTGCGCTCGTCTTGTTCCTGACGGAACGCCTGCCGATCGACGTGACTGCGATCCTGTTAATCGTGGTGCTGGTTGTCCTCGAGCCCTGGACCGGCGTCGATCCCGCGACCGGAATTTCGGGCTTTGCGAACGAGGCGACGATCACCGTGCTGGCGATGCTCATCCTGAGCGGCGGCATCAGCCGAACCGGACTCGTCCAGGAACTCGGGCGACGGATGGCCGCGTTCGCGGGCGACAGCCTCCGCAAGCAGTTGCTCGCGACCGTCGCCGCGACCGGCCCGGTGTCGGGCTTTTTGAATAACACGCCGGTGGTCGCCCTGCTGGTACCGGTCGTCACCGACGTCGCGAACCGCGGGAACACGTCGCCGTCGAAGCTGCTCATCCCGCTGTCGTACGCCTCACAGATGGGCGGGATGCTCACGCTGATCGGTACCTCGACGAACATCCTCGCGAGCGACGTCAGCGCCCGGCTGGGGTCCCAGTATCCCGAACTCCACCGGTTCTCGATGTTCGAGTTCACGAAACTCGGCGTAATCGTCCTCCTCATCGGGTCGCTGTATCTGATCTTCGTCGGCCACTACCTGCTACCCGAGCGCGTCCCGCCGCGGGCGGACTACCTCGAGGAGTACGACGTCGAAGACTACGTCGCCGATGTCGCCGTCGTACCGGGCTCTCCGCTGGTCGGCCAGACGGTCCGCGAGGCGACTGCCCTCCTTGGGCCCGACGTCGACGTCGTCCAGGTCGTCCACGACGAGGATCGATCGGTCGCCCCGCGGCAGGCGACGCGGCTGACAGAAGGCGACGTGCTCGTCGTTCGGACCGACCGCGACGCCATCGCCACGCTCGAGGCCGTCGAAGGAGTCGAACCGGTCGGTCGTCCGGATACTGTCGACGAAATTGCGACGCCGACCGAGGCGGGCATCATTACGGAACTGGTCGTCTCGCTCGACTCGCGGCTCGTCGGCGAGCGGCTCGAGCCCGAGGCCTTCCGCGAGGAGTTCAACGCGGCCGTCCTCGGGCTTCGCCACCATGGCGAACTCGTCGGCGAGCGCATCGTCGGCACGCGCCTCGACGTCGGTGACACGTTGCTCGTCCAGGCGCCGCCGGACACGCTCGACCGGCTCGCCAGCCGCGACGACGTGATCGTCGCGCGCGAGCCGCCCCGGCCCGAGTACCGCGCGGACAAAGCCCCGATCGCCGTCGCTATCATGATTGGCGTCGTCGCCGTCGCCGCCCTCGAGCTCTACCCGATCCTCGTCGCCGCGTTGGCGGGCGTCGTTGCGATGGTCGTCACCGGCGTCTTAGAGCCGAACGAACTCTACGACGCCGTCGAGTGGGACATCATCTTCCTGCTGGCTGGCGTGATCCCGCTCGGCATCGCGCTCGAGGAGACCGGCGGCGCGACGTATCTCGCCTGGCTGGTCGTCCAGTCGGCGGGGTTCCTGCCGACGATCGTTGTGCTGTGGCTGTTCTACATCCTGACCGGGCTGCTCACAGAAGTGATCAGCAACAACGCCAGCGTCGTGCTCCTGATCCCGGTTGCGGCGGCCGCGGCGGCGGGCATCGGCGCGAACCCCTTCGCGTTCGTGCTGGCGGTGACCTTCGCCGCGAGCACCGCCTTCCTCGGCCCGATCGGCTACCAGACGAACCTCTTCGTCTACGGCCCCGGCGGCTATCGCTTCAGCGACTACGCGCGGATCGGTGCGCCGCTGCAGTTGGTGTTGTCGATCGTCACCGTGCTCGGGATCGCTACCTTCTGGGGAGTGTGA
- a CDS encoding TrkH family potassium uptake protein yields the protein MALRVDWRSSCSLAGTVLKWLAIPTIVPLALAVVDGDDPLPFLVTLVVTVVLGAGLEALTDKREIGQREAFLMVALTWLSVALVGAIPFLVAGTGVFARPVNAVFESTSGVTTTGATVIAEFAVHSRAIMLWRAILQWLGGLGILIVAIGLFSHLLVGGAQLMETETQTRNVHRLHPHLDQTARLIWGLYVGLTILTTVVLFTFHVAGFAPEMDFYNAVAHALTSVSTAGFSPQPDSIGAFSPVVQWTLIPVMIVGATNFVILYAVTQGEFRRPLESAEFRFYLGVLASITTIVVVTLALDPDLAMGLEPTIRHGLFNVVSMVTTTGYASANFDLWSPGAKHMLFLCMFTGGMAGSTTCSIKSFRWLVVLKAFRRNLFLAVHPDAVRPLRLDETVVDEETIGDVFTYVTLALVIFFLLTVVIVVDAARVGNPVNEFDALGAAASIFLNIGPAFGVAGPFDNYLAFSPLTRTVMIVMMWIGRIEIIPVLVLLTPEFWRS from the coding sequence ATGGCGCTTCGCGTCGACTGGCGCTCGAGTTGTAGCCTCGCCGGAACGGTCCTGAAGTGGCTCGCGATCCCGACGATCGTGCCGCTCGCGCTCGCCGTCGTCGACGGAGACGATCCGCTCCCGTTTCTCGTCACGCTCGTCGTCACCGTCGTCCTCGGAGCGGGCCTCGAGGCGCTGACCGACAAGCGCGAGATCGGCCAGCGGGAGGCGTTTTTGATGGTCGCGCTGACCTGGCTCAGCGTCGCGCTGGTCGGGGCGATTCCGTTTCTCGTCGCGGGGACGGGGGTGTTCGCACGACCGGTCAACGCCGTCTTCGAGAGTACGAGCGGCGTGACGACGACGGGTGCGACCGTGATCGCAGAGTTCGCGGTTCACTCCCGCGCGATCATGCTCTGGCGGGCGATTCTGCAGTGGCTCGGCGGTCTCGGCATCCTGATCGTCGCGATCGGCCTGTTCTCGCACCTGCTCGTTGGCGGTGCCCAGCTGATGGAGACCGAAACCCAGACCCGAAACGTCCACAGGCTCCATCCCCATCTCGACCAGACGGCTCGTCTCATCTGGGGGCTGTACGTCGGGCTGACGATCCTTACGACGGTCGTTCTGTTTACCTTCCACGTCGCCGGCTTCGCACCCGAGATGGACTTCTACAACGCCGTCGCACACGCCCTGACCAGCGTCTCGACTGCCGGCTTCTCGCCCCAGCCCGACAGCATCGGCGCGTTCTCGCCGGTCGTTCAGTGGACGCTGATCCCCGTCATGATCGTCGGCGCGACCAACTTCGTAATACTGTACGCCGTGACGCAAGGCGAATTCCGGCGCCCGCTCGAGTCCGCCGAGTTCCGGTTTTATCTCGGTGTCCTCGCGTCGATCACGACGATCGTGGTCGTCACCCTCGCGCTCGATCCCGATCTCGCGATGGGGCTCGAGCCGACGATTCGCCACGGCCTGTTCAACGTGGTGTCGATGGTGACGACGACGGGCTATGCCTCGGCGAACTTCGATCTCTGGTCGCCCGGTGCAAAGCACATGCTGTTTCTCTGTATGTTCACCGGCGGGATGGCCGGCTCGACGACGTGTTCGATCAAATCGTTTCGCTGGCTGGTGGTCCTCAAGGCGTTCCGTCGCAACCTGTTTCTGGCCGTTCATCCGGATGCCGTTCGGCCGCTTCGACTCGACGAGACCGTGGTCGACGAGGAGACCATCGGCGACGTCTTCACGTACGTCACCCTCGCGTTGGTCATCTTCTTCCTGTTGACGGTCGTCATCGTCGTCGACGCTGCCCGCGTCGGCAATCCAGTCAACGAGTTCGACGCCCTTGGCGCGGCCGCCTCGATCTTCCTCAACATCGGCCCCGCGTTCGGCGTTGCCGGCCCGTTCGACAACTATCTCGCGTTCTCACCGCTGACGCGAACCGTGATGATCGTCATGATGTGGATCGGTCGCATCGAGATCATCCCCGTGCTCGTGTTGTTGACGCCGGAATTCTGGAGGTCCTAG
- a CDS encoding amino acid-binding protein, which produces MFDEIMEKFEGSPSQQAVIRLLLERGFSVNDDGRVVSGGIEIPNTGIAREIGVDRRVVDSTTDVILEDDELRRIFQNISQVPSLMDLAPVLDLTVLTITPDDAEQEGIVAEVTGTLADNGISIRQTISEDPEFTDEPRLYLITDEELPGEVITELRDLAFVRKIELQ; this is translated from the coding sequence ATGTTCGACGAGATCATGGAGAAGTTCGAGGGGTCGCCGAGTCAGCAGGCCGTGATCCGCCTGCTGCTCGAGCGCGGGTTCTCCGTCAACGACGATGGACGAGTCGTCTCTGGCGGCATCGAAATTCCGAACACGGGGATAGCCCGCGAGATCGGCGTCGACCGACGGGTCGTCGACTCGACGACCGATGTCATCCTCGAGGACGACGAACTCCGGCGTATCTTTCAGAACATCTCGCAGGTGCCGAGCCTGATGGACCTGGCGCCGGTGCTGGATCTGACGGTGCTGACGATCACGCCCGACGACGCCGAACAGGAGGGAATCGTCGCCGAGGTCACGGGGACACTCGCCGACAACGGCATCTCGATCCGCCAGACCATCAGCGAAGATCCCGAATTCACCGACGAGCCGCGGCTCTACCTGATCACCGACGAGGAACTGCCGGGCGAGGTGATCACCGAACTCCGCGACCTCGCGTTCGTCCGGAAGATTGAACTTCAGTAG
- the hisB gene encoding imidazoleglycerol-phosphate dehydratase HisB, with amino-acid sequence MSERTATRTRETAETSIECTMTVDGTGTAEIDTGIGFFDHMLTSFAKHGLFDLEVECDGDLEIDDHHTVEDVAIVLGEAFDEALGDRSGIVRYADRKVPLDEAVAGAVVDVSGRPRFYFDGAFSQEQIGGFTSDMARHFGESLAMNAGLTLHLEVDGENAHHEVEALFKTLARSLDDATRIDERREGTPSTKGTL; translated from the coding sequence ATGAGCGAGCGAACGGCAACCCGCACGCGCGAGACGGCCGAGACATCGATCGAGTGTACGATGACCGTTGACGGGACCGGGACGGCCGAGATCGACACCGGCATCGGTTTCTTCGATCATATGCTGACGTCGTTCGCCAAACACGGCCTGTTCGACCTCGAGGTCGAGTGTGACGGCGACCTCGAGATCGACGATCACCACACGGTCGAGGACGTGGCGATCGTCCTCGGCGAGGCGTTCGACGAGGCGCTGGGCGATCGCTCGGGGATCGTCCGATACGCCGACCGGAAAGTGCCGCTGGACGAAGCCGTCGCCGGAGCTGTCGTCGACGTGAGCGGTCGGCCACGGTTTTACTTCGACGGGGCGTTCTCCCAGGAACAGATCGGGGGGTTCACCAGCGACATGGCGCGTCACTTCGGCGAGTCGCTGGCGATGAACGCCGGCCTGACGCTGCACCTCGAGGTCGACGGCGAGAACGCCCACCACGAGGTCGAGGCGCTGTTCAAGACGCTGGCCCGCAGCCTCGACGATGCGACCCGGATCGACGAGCGCCGGGAGGGAACGCCGAGTACGAAAGGCACGTTGTAG
- a CDS encoding A24 family peptidase C-terminal domain-containing protein, translating to MTLAGTVATGPDLLRLLVVPVFAWTAVRDLATRRISSNVWIPLSLLGTAVLVWDGWLAWNTGQYAWTYEFLLPTAISLGVVVPIAYLFWWVGGFGGADAKALLVLAVCFPTFPEYALGSWTVPLETPPLGAFSFTILTNAVLVGVTLPLALAVRNAAAGRFAPVMFIGWPISWERIPETHGSLLETPTGRTRRGLDLDALRMYLRWRGLSLADLREHPERYRDPATLPAEPNPPTDGAVSATVSVRGDGRTLESDSDAASATAADDPWGAAAFLDDIDGSAYGTTPETLRDGLEVLATQETVWVSPGTPFLVPVFAGLVIALVYGDLLLGTLL from the coding sequence GTGACGCTCGCTGGCACTGTCGCGACGGGCCCGGATCTCCTTCGACTGCTCGTCGTTCCGGTCTTCGCCTGGACCGCTGTCCGCGACCTCGCGACCAGACGGATCTCGAGCAACGTCTGGATCCCACTTTCACTCCTCGGAACCGCAGTGCTGGTCTGGGACGGCTGGCTAGCCTGGAACACCGGCCAGTACGCATGGACCTACGAGTTCCTGCTCCCGACGGCGATCAGCCTCGGAGTGGTCGTCCCGATCGCCTACCTGTTCTGGTGGGTCGGCGGCTTCGGCGGGGCCGATGCGAAGGCGCTGCTCGTACTCGCTGTCTGCTTCCCGACGTTTCCCGAATATGCGCTCGGCTCGTGGACGGTCCCGCTCGAGACACCGCCACTCGGTGCGTTTTCGTTTACGATCCTGACCAACGCCGTTCTCGTCGGGGTGACACTCCCGCTCGCCCTCGCCGTTCGCAACGCCGCTGCGGGCCGGTTCGCGCCGGTAATGTTTATCGGCTGGCCGATCTCGTGGGAGCGGATTCCGGAGACGCATGGGAGTCTGCTCGAGACACCGACGGGGCGTACCCGTCGCGGGCTCGACCTCGATGCGCTGCGGATGTACCTCCGCTGGCGGGGCCTTTCCCTTGCGGATCTACGCGAGCACCCCGAGCGATACCGCGACCCGGCGACGCTACCCGCCGAGCCGAATCCGCCAACCGACGGAGCCGTAAGCGCGACCGTCTCGGTTCGTGGCGATGGCAGGACGCTCGAGTCCGACAGCGACGCCGCCTCGGCGACCGCCGCCGACGATCCGTGGGGCGCTGCGGCCTTTCTCGACGACATCGATGGCTCCGCATACGGAACGACACCGGAGACGCTCCGGGACGGACTCGAGGTGCTCGCGACCCAAGAGACCGTCTGGGTCTCGCCGGGAACGCCGTTTCTCGTGCCGGTGTTCGCCGGGCTAGTAATCGCGCTGGTCTACGGCGATCTCTTGCTGGGGACGCTACTATAG
- the fer gene encoding ferredoxin Fer — MPTVEYLNYEVLDDQGWDMDDDDLFEQAADAGLDEEDYGSLDVAEGEYILEAAEMQGYDWPFSCRAGACANCAAIVKEGEIQMDMQQILSDEEVEDKNVRLTCIGSAETDEVKIVYNAKHLDYLQNRVI; from the coding sequence ATGCCCACGGTAGAATACCTCAACTACGAAGTACTGGACGACCAGGGCTGGGACATGGACGACGACGACCTCTTCGAGCAGGCCGCTGACGCTGGCCTCGACGAGGAGGACTACGGCTCGCTCGATGTCGCCGAGGGCGAATACATCCTCGAGGCAGCCGAGATGCAGGGCTACGACTGGCCCTTCTCGTGCCGCGCCGGTGCCTGTGCGAACTGTGCCGCGATCGTCAAGGAAGGCGAGATCCAGATGGACATGCAGCAGATCCTCTCCGACGAGGAGGTCGAGGACAAGAACGTCCGTCTGACCTGCATCGGCTCGGCCGAGACCGACGAGGTCAAAATCGTCTACAACGCAAAGCACCTCGACTACCTGCAGAACCGCGTCATTTAA
- a CDS encoding YigZ family protein yields the protein MSDAYRTVADAATAEFVVQGSEFIGHVRPVDSADAAEAFIDAVKDEYADATHNVPAYRVRTDDDGEGYFLREYASDEGEPSGSAGKPALNVLSQQELENCAVVVTRYYGGTNLGVGGLVRAYSRAVKEAVEAAGVVEERPHEQVGITVDYDDSGTVRSILESEGYEFDADYEADVRFDVRVPLAEAEALRDRLRSATSGRVGLE from the coding sequence GTGAGCGATGCCTATCGGACGGTCGCCGACGCCGCCACCGCCGAGTTCGTCGTCCAGGGCTCGGAGTTCATTGGCCACGTCCGACCGGTCGACTCCGCCGACGCCGCCGAGGCGTTTATCGACGCCGTCAAAGACGAGTACGCAGACGCGACCCACAACGTCCCCGCCTACCGCGTCCGGACTGACGACGACGGCGAGGGCTACTTTCTCCGGGAGTATGCAAGCGACGAGGGCGAACCCTCCGGCTCGGCGGGCAAGCCGGCGCTGAACGTCCTCAGCCAGCAGGAGCTCGAGAACTGTGCGGTCGTCGTGACCCGCTACTACGGCGGGACGAACCTCGGCGTCGGCGGACTTGTCCGGGCCTACTCCCGGGCGGTGAAAGAGGCCGTCGAGGCAGCCGGCGTCGTCGAGGAGCGCCCACACGAGCAAGTCGGGATCACCGTCGACTACGACGACTCTGGAACGGTCCGCTCGATTTTAGAAAGCGAAGGCTACGAGTTCGACGCCGACTACGAGGCCGACGTGAGATTCGACGTGCGTGTCCCGCTCGCAGAGGCCGAGGCGCTCCGGGATCGGCTACGCAGCGCGACGAGCGGTCGAGTTGGCCTCGAGTGA
- a CDS encoding anion permease, which produces MTEVLLIVGILTAIFVGYNIGGSTTGPAFGPAVGANVITKVMAAGLMSIFFFLGAYTIGPKVVTTLGEELVTDTAIFTLRSNVAVLFFIGGALFIGNYAGVPASTSMTAVGAIAALGMATGELNWDVLGEIVVWWIVAPIVGFWVAGVVGRYFYPRINAWVAIEEKEGDRPMVSIDRSGLVPRLQFGVDADRREIVGALTVVAIGCLMGFSSGTSNIANAIAPIYGTGDVDMTTLILIGSAAVAVGCFTIARRTLDTLGNDITNLPLTAAIVVAVISSGIVIGLSSIGVPASFVVIATMSIVGLGWGRATRTTTLSDAARGEETPVSVGALTAEAEGERSPEIGEEAPEDIPQASDLFDPSTTARVILMQNVVPAISTVGAYLTFRFLPIFGF; this is translated from the coding sequence GTGACGGAAGTACTGCTTATCGTAGGGATCCTCACCGCAATCTTCGTCGGCTACAATATCGGCGGCTCGACGACCGGCCCGGCGTTCGGCCCGGCTGTCGGCGCAAACGTGATCACCAAAGTGATGGCCGCCGGACTGATGTCGATTTTCTTCTTTCTCGGTGCCTACACCATCGGCCCGAAGGTCGTCACCACGCTCGGCGAGGAACTCGTCACCGACACCGCCATCTTTACCCTGCGGTCGAACGTCGCCGTGCTCTTTTTCATCGGCGGCGCGCTCTTCATCGGCAACTACGCGGGCGTCCCCGCCTCGACGTCGATGACCGCCGTCGGGGCGATCGCCGCGCTGGGCATGGCGACCGGCGAACTCAACTGGGACGTGCTCGGCGAGATCGTCGTCTGGTGGATCGTCGCACCGATCGTCGGCTTCTGGGTGGCCGGCGTGGTTGGGCGATACTTCTACCCCCGAATCAACGCCTGGGTCGCCATCGAGGAGAAAGAGGGCGATCGACCGATGGTCTCGATCGATCGATCGGGACTCGTGCCCCGCCTCCAGTTCGGTGTCGACGCCGATCGCCGAGAGATCGTCGGCGCGTTGACAGTCGTCGCCATCGGCTGTCTGATGGGCTTTTCCTCGGGAACGAGCAACATCGCGAACGCGATCGCGCCGATCTACGGCACCGGTGACGTCGACATGACGACGCTGATCCTGATCGGCTCTGCAGCGGTCGCGGTCGGCTGTTTCACGATCGCCCGCCGAACCCTCGACACGCTGGGCAACGACATCACGAACCTCCCGCTGACCGCGGCGATCGTCGTCGCCGTCATCAGCTCGGGGATCGTCATCGGCCTCTCGTCGATCGGCGTTCCGGCGAGTTTCGTCGTCATCGCGACCATGAGCATCGTTGGCCTGGGCTGGGGCCGGGCCACCCGGACGACGACGCTGTCCGATGCCGCTCGCGGCGAGGAGACACCGGTCTCGGTCGGCGCTCTGACCGCCGAAGCAGAGGGCGAACGCTCCCCCGAGATCGGCGAGGAAGCACCCGAAGACATTCCACAGGCGTCGGACCTGTTCGACCCCTCGACGACGGCCCGCGTCATCCTCATGCAAAACGTCGTGCCGGCCATCTCGACGGTCGGTGCCTATCTGACGTTCCGGTTCCTGCCGATCTTCGGATTCTGA
- the hisA gene encoding 1-(5-phosphoribosyl)-5-[(5-phosphoribosylamino)methylideneamino]imidazole-4-carboxamide isomerase, with product MRTDANDASGAFEVIPAVDIQDGEVVQLVQGERGTEKTYGEPVEAARRWIDAGAETLHLVDLDGAFEGERANADAIDAVIDAVDVPTQLGGGIRTAADAIDLLERGVDRVILGTAAVETPEIVAEISEEHPDSVVVSLDAKDGEVVVEGWTEGAGISPVEAAERYDDLGAAAILFTNVDVEGQLEGVATEPVRELVDATDIPVIASGGVATLEDVRALEGAGAAAVVVGSALYESAFTLAEAQAAVESDD from the coding sequence ATGCGCACTGATGCCAACGACGCGAGCGGGGCGTTCGAAGTGATCCCGGCGGTCGATATCCAAGATGGCGAGGTCGTCCAGCTCGTCCAGGGCGAACGCGGCACCGAAAAGACCTACGGCGAGCCCGTCGAGGCCGCCCGGCGGTGGATCGACGCCGGCGCCGAGACGCTGCATCTCGTCGACCTCGACGGCGCGTTCGAGGGGGAGCGAGCGAACGCCGACGCCATCGACGCGGTCATCGACGCCGTCGACGTGCCGACCCAACTGGGTGGCGGGATCCGCACCGCTGCGGATGCTATCGATCTCCTCGAGCGCGGCGTCGACCGGGTCATCCTCGGCACCGCGGCGGTCGAAACCCCGGAGATAGTCGCCGAAATTAGCGAGGAACACCCCGACAGCGTGGTCGTCAGCCTCGACGCAAAAGACGGCGAAGTCGTCGTCGAAGGCTGGACCGAAGGGGCCGGGATTTCGCCGGTCGAGGCCGCCGAACGCTACGACGACCTCGGGGCCGCCGCGATCCTCTTTACGAACGTCGACGTCGAGGGCCAACTCGAGGGCGTCGCGACCGAACCCGTCCGCGAACTGGTCGATGCGACGGACATTCCAGTGATCGCCAGCGGCGGTGTCGCGACGCTCGAGGACGTCCGGGCGCTCGAAGGCGCCGGCGCGGCCGCGGTTGTCGTCGGCAGCGCGCTGTACGAGAGCGCGTTCACGCTCGCCGAGGCGCAGGCTGCGGTCGAATCCGACGACTAG
- a CDS encoding universal stress protein — translation MLSKILVPMDDSDHAGHALEYALDNHPDAEVTVLHVVGVPSMMMGEAVGLSLEDDLDEAAAERAEEVFERAREIAADRDREIETVVGIGHPARNVIDRAEEYDTVILGSHGKDWTRATRQFLVGNVAETVSKRSPVPVTLVR, via the coding sequence ATGCTCTCGAAGATTCTGGTTCCGATGGACGACTCCGACCACGCCGGCCACGCCCTCGAGTACGCCCTCGACAACCATCCCGACGCCGAGGTCACCGTCCTACACGTCGTCGGCGTCCCGTCGATGATGATGGGCGAGGCGGTTGGCCTCTCGCTCGAGGACGACCTCGACGAGGCCGCAGCCGAGCGCGCCGAGGAAGTTTTCGAACGCGCTCGCGAGATCGCAGCCGACCGCGACCGCGAGATCGAAACGGTCGTCGGCATCGGCCATCCGGCTCGAAACGTCATCGACCGCGCCGAGGAGTACGATACGGTCATCCTCGGCAGTCACGGCAAAGACTGGACCCGTGCGACGCGCCAATTCCTGGTCGGAAACGTCGCCGAGACGGTCTCGAAGCGGTCACCGGTCCCGGTGACTCTCGTCCGCTGA
- a CDS encoding anion permease has translation MVETVLLVGVVASIFVGFNIGGSSTGITWGPSVGAGIVTKTTAAAVMTFFVFFGGWTVGRNVMDTLSGGIITTDLTLTAGVGVLFFIGLGMLIANVFGVPVPTSMTTVGAIAGLGLATGTLNYETIAGIVSWWIVTPIIGLWVGVLIGRYIYPWVNQRVQIEKSEGPLLRLDRRGTIPTPTLGPNTTGQEFVTTAVVLVIGCYMAFSAGASNVPNAAAPLVGTASGLDADTAIIVATLAIGLGGFTIARRTMDSVGGELSDIPLLAALFVMVTASTITTLLSWAGIPISLVMATVMTIVGIGWGRATRPITVREAVTRDVENPEIELGAIVAEEKAGETAPEIGEPETEAVLRGEDLFNPRAIIKYVSMWIIGPSMSTILAYGFFSLLPGVA, from the coding sequence ATGGTCGAAACCGTGCTGCTGGTCGGCGTCGTCGCGTCGATTTTCGTCGGCTTCAATATCGGCGGGTCGTCGACGGGGATTACGTGGGGACCGTCTGTCGGCGCCGGGATCGTCACGAAGACGACGGCGGCGGCGGTCATGACGTTCTTCGTCTTCTTCGGGGGCTGGACCGTCGGTCGGAACGTGATGGACACGCTCAGCGGGGGGATCATCACGACGGACCTCACCCTGACAGCCGGTGTCGGCGTGCTCTTTTTCATCGGATTAGGGATGCTCATCGCCAACGTCTTCGGCGTCCCCGTCCCGACGTCGATGACGACCGTCGGCGCGATCGCCGGCCTCGGACTGGCGACCGGAACGCTCAATTACGAGACGATCGCGGGGATCGTCTCCTGGTGGATCGTCACACCGATTATCGGCCTCTGGGTCGGCGTGCTGATCGGTCGCTACATCTATCCGTGGGTCAATCAACGGGTACAAATCGAGAAGTCCGAGGGGCCGTTGCTGCGTCTCGATCGTCGTGGCACGATTCCGACGCCGACGCTGGGCCCGAACACGACGGGACAGGAGTTCGTCACGACGGCCGTCGTCCTCGTGATCGGCTGTTACATGGCGTTCAGCGCCGGCGCGAGCAACGTCCCGAACGCCGCCGCACCGCTGGTTGGGACCGCCAGCGGACTGGACGCCGACACCGCGATCATCGTCGCCACGCTCGCGATCGGACTCGGCGGCTTCACGATCGCGCGGCGAACGATGGACTCCGTTGGCGGCGAACTCAGCGACATCCCGCTGCTCGCGGCGCTGTTCGTCATGGTGACCGCGTCCACGATCACGACGCTGCTCTCGTGGGCCGGCATCCCGATCAGCCTCGTGATGGCGACGGTGATGACGATCGTCGGCATCGGCTGGGGCCGGGCGACCCGTCCGATCACGGTCCGCGAGGCGGTCACCCGCGACGTCGAGAACCCCGAGATCGAGCTGGGCGCCATCGTCGCCGAAGAGAAGGCAGGCGAGACGGCACCCGAAATCGGCGAGCCCGAGACAGAAGCCGTGCTTCGCGGCGAGGATCTCTTCAACCCCCGCGCGATCATCAAGTACGTCTCGATGTGGATCATCGGCCCGTCGATGTCGACGATCCTCGCGTACGGGTTCTTCTCGCTTCTCCCGGGTGTCGCCTGA